Proteins encoded within one genomic window of Akkermansiaceae bacterium:
- a CDS encoding zinc ribbon domain-containing protein, whose product MPNYDYQCGKCGHTFEVFQSMKDAKLEDCPQEGCDGKVKRLLGTGAGLIFKGGGFYQTDYRSASYQAGAKADSGSSPAPAAKSESAPAPAPAAPKSGE is encoded by the coding sequence ATGCCGAATTACGATTACCAATGCGGGAAATGCGGACACACCTTCGAAGTGTTTCAAAGCATGAAGGACGCCAAGCTGGAGGATTGCCCGCAGGAGGGGTGTGACGGAAAGGTGAAGCGCCTCCTCGGCACCGGTGCTGGTCTGATTTTCAAAGGCGGCGGCTTCTACCAGACGGACTACCGTTCCGCTTCCTACCAAGCCGGCGCGAAAGCGGACAGCGGCTCATCCCCGGCGCCTGCCGCGAAATCCGAGTCCGCTCCTGCTCCGGCGCCCGCCGCTCCCAAATCCGGCGAGTGA
- a CDS encoding L,D-transpeptidase family protein codes for MKFLSLLSISCLAALAFTSCGGGAPPGSDYMAGIGGSIHRQTSGGPHHKPPAIPDDISYWDGDGVVGSPLVKINRAQQKAFFYKGGQLVGVSKISSGDEDHGTPPGTYKITEKSKDHRSSLYGVFKDAAGNTIDDDVDIRLKKIPAGATFVRAPMPNFMRFNGGVGMHTGYLPGYAASHGCVRMPHHMSTKFFENVQMGTPVIVE; via the coding sequence ATGAAGTTTCTCTCCTTGCTTTCCATTTCCTGTCTCGCCGCACTCGCCTTCACCTCCTGTGGTGGTGGTGCGCCTCCCGGTTCGGACTATATGGCCGGCATCGGCGGCTCCATCCACCGGCAGACTTCCGGCGGTCCCCACCACAAGCCGCCGGCCATCCCGGACGACATTTCCTACTGGGACGGTGACGGAGTCGTCGGCTCCCCGCTGGTCAAAATCAACCGCGCGCAGCAGAAGGCATTCTTCTACAAAGGCGGCCAGTTGGTCGGCGTTTCCAAGATTTCCAGTGGTGACGAGGACCACGGCACCCCTCCCGGCACCTACAAGATCACCGAAAAAAGCAAGGACCACCGCTCCTCCCTCTATGGCGTGTTCAAGGACGCCGCGGGCAACACCATCGATGACGATGTGGACATCCGCCTGAAGAAGATCCCCGCCGGAGCGACCTTCGTCCGTGCGCCGATGCCGAATTTCATGCGCTTCAACGGCGGTGTCGGCATGCACACCGGCTACCTCCCCGGCTACGCGGCCTCCCACGGCTGCGTGCGGATGCCCCACCACATGTCCACCAAGTTCTTCGAGAACGTCCAGATGGGCACGCCGGTGATCGTGGAGTGA